The following proteins are encoded in a genomic region of Triticum dicoccoides isolate Atlit2015 ecotype Zavitan chromosome 1B, WEW_v2.0, whole genome shotgun sequence:
- the LOC119326731 gene encoding DNA-directed RNA polymerase III subunit RPC4-like: protein MDDKSNVKKEIDGSLAPRPRKGGLKFAPKKPPKKPAKVVPKAEPVEESKDEIIDKELLMKLKTSQSTDPFGRRPKVEKKEINTQVAFGQGNSSYARSFPTRKYSAAPKPPKEYVDPWDYTHSDYPITLPLRRPYSGDPEILDEEEFGENSASRAQDGELTAAEELGLMDWSDTPQLLFFQLPASLPLPKQMESVEEPNTGSEENVEPATSSKVARGQTLPGSKIKDLPGGLMGKILVYKSGKVKMKIGDALFDVSPGSNCMFVQEAVAVNTRENHCCTLGEVSKRAVITPDVGYLLGSTDKMEE from the exons ATGGACGACAAGAGTAACGTGAAGAAGGAAATAGATGGCTCCCTTGCGCCCCGTCCTCGCAAG GGAGGACTTAAATTCGCACCCAAAAAGCCTCCAAAGAAACCTGCAAAGGTTGTCCCAAAAGC GGAGCCTGTTGAGGAGAGCAAGGATGAAATCATTGATAAGGAATTGTTGATGAAACTGAAGACATCACAG AGCACTGATCCCTTTGGAAGAAGACCTAAGGTTGAGAAAAAAG AAATCAATACACAGGTTGCATTTGGGCAAGGGAACTCTTCGTACGCAAGATCTTTTCCTACGCGGAAGTATTCGGCAG CGCCAAAACCACCAAAAGAATATGTGGATCCATGG GATTATACCCATAGCGACTATCCTATAACTCTCCCACTTAGGAGGCCCTACTCTGGAGATCCTG AGATTCTTGATGAAGAGGAGTTTGGAGAGAATTCGGCCAGCAGAGCTCAGGATGGGGAATTAACTGCAGCAGAAGAACTTGGATTAATG GATTGGTCCGACACACCACAGTTACTCTTCTTCCAGTTACCTGCGTCTCTTCCTTTACCAAAGCAAATGGAATCTGTTGAAGAACCAAATACTGGCTCTGAGGAGAATGTTGAACCTGCCACAAGCTCTAAAGTGGCACGTGGGCAGACACTCCCTGGCTCTAAGATCAAAGATCTGCCAGGAGGTCTCATGGGGAAGATACTCGTTTATAAAAGCGGTAAAGTGAAGATGAAGATAGGAGATGCACTGTTTGAT GTATCTCCTGGTTCAAATTGCATGTTTGTCCAGGAGGCCGTAGCGGTTAACACCAGAGAAAATCATTGCTGCACCCTGGGAGAGGTCAGTAAGCGCGCGGTTATTACCCCGGACGTTGGCTATCTGCTGGGCTCTACTGATAAGATGGAAGAATAA
- the LOC119326750 gene encoding GATA transcription factor 17-like produces MDSSHHKVIGVAPAAAEGGRMCCVECRTTTTPMWRSGPTGPRTLCNACGIRYRKKRRQELGLDNKPQNQQLNQQQQQQQQQQQQQQREDHGEATSAVKDSSSSTNNKSNSLQVVKKKRTVSMGVEEAAFLLMALSSSSTPPLLHG; encoded by the exons ATGGATTCGTCTCACCACAAG GTGATCGGGgtcgctccggcggcggcggagggagggaggATGTGCTGCGTCGAATGCCGCACCACCACCACTCCCATGTGGCGCAGCGGGCCAACggggccgagg ACGCTTTGCAACGCGTGCGGGATCCGATACAGGAAGAAGAGGAGGCAAGAGCTAGGTCTCGACAACAAGCCGCAGAACCAGCAGCTgaaccaacaacaacaacagcagcagcagcagcaacaacaacaacaacgagaagatcACGGAGAGGCAACAAGTGCAGTAAAAGACAGCAGCAGCAGTACCAACAACAAAAGCAACAGTCTCCAAGTGGTGAAGAAGAAAAGGACGGTCTCAATGGGGGTGGAGGAGGCTGCATTCTTGCTCATGGCCTTGTCCTCCTCATCTACACCCCCACTACTACATGGCTGA
- the LOC119326740 gene encoding nifU-like protein 4, mitochondrial: protein MAMARRRALALVSQLLQRRVLPAPRFLSSAAGGALDRLNSPPFARQAAHRNPAPPSPWDRLGGQKRTMFIQTQSTPNPQSLMFHPGKPVMEVGSSDFPHARTAMTSPLAKALFAIEGVTRVFFGSDFVTVTKSDETSWDYLKPEVFAAIMDFYSSGQPLFLDSNTAAAMDTAIHEDDSEIVAMIKELLETRIRPAVQDDGGDIEYRGFEPETGIVKLKMQGACSGCPSSSVTLKSGIENMLMHYVPEVKGVEQEFDGDEEAELAGQME, encoded by the exons ATGGCGATGGCGAGGAGGAGGGCCCTCGCGCTCGTGTCCCAGCTCCTACAGAGGCGGGTTCTCCCCGCGCCGCGCTTCCTCTCGTCGGCGGCCGGCGGCGCTCTAGACCGCCTCAATTCGCCGCCCTTCGCGCGCCAGGCCGCGCACAGGAACCCCGCTCCTCCTTCCCCATGGGATCGGCTCGGAG GGCAGAAGAGGACCATGTTCATCCAGACGCAGTCGACCCCCAACCCGCAGTCGCTCATGTTCCATCCTGGAAAGCCGGTTATGGAAGTTGGGAGCTCTGATTTCCCTCATGCTCGGACCGCCATGACATCTCCTTTGGCGAAGGCGCTGTTTGCGATAGAAG GCGTTACGAGAGTATTCTTTGGATCTGATTTTGTAACTGTGACAAAATCTGACGAGACTTCATGGGATTATCTTAAGCCTGAGGTATTTGCTGCGATAATGGATTTCTACTCATCTGGACAGCCACTTTTCCTGGACTCAAATACCGCAGCTGCTATGGACACAGCAATTCATGAG GATGATTCAGAAATAGTTGCTATGATAAAAGAACTATTGGAGACCCGCATTCGTCCGGCTGTTCAAGATGATGGTGGTGACATTGAATACCGAGGATTTGAGCC AGAAACAGGGATAGTGAAGCTAAAAATGCAAGGTGCCTGCAGTGGCTGCCCGAGTTCATCAGTCACGTTGAAATCTGGCATAGAGAACATGCTCATGCACTATGTGCCCGAG GTGAAAGGAGTGGAGCAAGAGTTTGATGGTGATGAGGAAGCTGAACTGGCTGGCCAGATGGAATGA